In Nerophis lumbriciformis linkage group LG01, RoL_Nlum_v2.1, whole genome shotgun sequence, the genomic stretch CAGATGTCGTCATATTTGATAAAGGATTTTCCTAAAAGCTGAGCATTAGTTCATTAATCCCAGCGTCACCCAAAACATGGAATCACTGCAGCTTTGTATTTTCTACCCTTCCAGTGAGATCTAAGGCATTGCCGTGAAGGTGAATGTTGCCCCTGAAAACAGCAAAGCGAGAAAGAAAAGACTTCTGATGGCGGATGGAAACTAGGAAATTGGGAGCCGAGTGTGCTGCACTTTGAGAACACCCGTCCTAGCTCAGATCCTCCAATTAAAACGACACGCACATCACTTTTCACGCAGCACACGCTGAATGCTGTCACTCCAGGCCCATCGGGAGGTGTAAATATCTGCACTATATTGCATCTGTCAGGACTCATAAATTAATTGCATAGATCGCCAGACCTTGGACATGATTAAGAAACTTTGGACGGAAGATGTAGAAGATTTGGACACAGTACCAGCTGTGAACAGCTTACTAAACTGCTTATATTGCCTGTATAGAACGCTCAATGTGTGAGGATGAGGTCCGTTTGTTTCGAGCATGGAAACCTTATTAAAACATACACAGCTGATTGATGTTCATGACGTTTGTAACAGAAACACACATTAAAGCCTCTCAGGaagtaaaaaaaccaacaacaacaacaaagtctgtaaacatacaaaaatgtCACTATCACAACACACTATCAAAAATAAAATCAAGGTTTCTTTGAAAAATAGGATCAATCTGAAAAGCCTCATGAatgaataaaatcaaataaacatttaaataataaaaaagcagAAGCAAACATTGTGTCTTCTGTAGAACACATCAGAGCTTTTGACTTCGCGTCCACATTGACTGCAGAGCAACACTGAAACTAAAACATGATTCTGGGGAAAGtcagtccttttttttttccagaacagGACCAGAAAGTAGAAAACGCACCTTGTGATGTGCCGACTGTTCAAATATGAAACCAAGTGAGACGTTACAGTGGAAAAGAGCAGAAAGTCCactcgtttgtgtgtgtgtgtgtgtgccatggtTAGACGTGGACAGCTGGAATGCTTTAAATCAATCTTGTGGCCAATCAAGCACCATGTTGACGTGATGTTGTTGTGATTGTCTGAAGCCTTGTCAAGATTGCTGCATCTTAAAAAGAAACAAGCCCTTCTTGTGTTTGTGTTTCAGACCCGACCATTCTGCCCCATTGCACCCTAAAGAGAACTGTCTTtaccttttaaactgttttttttatatatagtttTTAAACATTTAGGGCACATAAagaaagaaacacacacacaaaaaaaatatgtacaaCAATATGGAACAGGCAAAATAATGTTTCGCGTAGAAGAAAACAAAATGAGTCGTGAatgtttgtggggtttttttttgtttgttttttttatccttctGTCCATTCAAACCTCAAAGCGTCCACCTTTACTGGAGTGAAATAGTTTGTGGTGTCCTCTTTCTGTGTAACAGTCCAGATGGAGTCCAGAGAGGGATCTGACACAACGTGACAACACAAACAACGCTTCAGATTCACAGCAGAACACAATATTTGATTATGAATGAAAGAACGTCAAACTCACCGTTGTCGTCACTTGTTATGCTGGTAGGAGTAGTTTGTGTGTTCAGTGGGTGTCTCTACGGCAACAGGCGGCTGGACGGCACTTTCCTGACATTGAGACACTCCATGAGGGGATTCCTTAATGTCTTCACGCAACAAACATGCTCCTACCTCGACGGAGATGTTGGCAGGAGGCACTTGTGTGTAGTGAGGGACATATGTCCCCTGCATAGATGTGTTTGCAGGCATATACTGAAAAACAATTGCAATGATCATTTTAGAAGACAAGTgtacaaaaatgttttgtttttttcactggAAACTGCGAACTAACAAACGAAATTAAAGCTGCCAGCAGCGTTGTACAAGCCCTTGCCCCCATTGCACCACAGGGTTCACGCTTGCGGTCAGGTCCTTCCCGATGCCCTGACCCATCACCAAAAATTTTGGGACCCCCAAAATATAAAATCTTTCTCCATACCTGACGCGCTTGCTAAATATGGGGACTTGTCGTGCATgataagggcctcaaaaaggtgtcaatttcaatagggcccttGCGGTGCTCTGCATCGCCCCTGAGGGGCTTGCTCGGCTGCTCAGGCCCTAATAAGATacattaaagcagtgtttttcaaccactgtgccgcggcacactagtgtgccgtgagatacagtctagtgtgccgtgggagattatctaatttcaccgatttggggtaaaaaatattttttacaaaccagtaattatagtctgtaaatgatgtgttgttgctgagtgtcggtgctgtcgagagctcggcagagtaaccgtgtaatacacttccatatcagtaggtggcagcaattgctttgtagattttggaaacagcgggaggcagcgtggaggtaaaagggtgtctaatgcttgaaccaaaaataaataaaaggtgagtgcccctaagaaaaggctttgaagcttagggaaggctatgcagaatgaaactaaaactgaactggctacaaagtaaacaaaaacagaatgctggacgacagcaaagacttactgtggagcaaagatggcgtccacatgtaacatccgaacgtgacatgacaatcgacaaagtccccacgaagaaagataaaaacaaagtacatgcgggaaatatcgctcaaaggaagacctgaaactgctccaggaaaataccaaaaaaagagaaaaagccaccaaaattggagcgcaagacaagaactaaaacactacacacaggaaaacagcaaaaaactccaaataagtcacggcgtgatgtgacaggtggtgacagtacacctactttgagacaagagttatattgatgcatggttggttatggtttaaagtcatatccaacaattgcgacaacgactttttactgtcaactgagtttcgttgtttaatgatttctgctggtggtgtgcctccggattttgtcaacacaaaaaatgtgccttggctcaaaaaaggttgaaaatcactgcattaaagtacaataaaataaaaatgaaataaagccACTTCAGACTGTCATCATCATTTGCAGCAATTAGGGTCAAGACCTGGATTTGTGAAATTGAGTTATTAACATTTTGTATTTTGTGGCAaaccatcagatcaaagtttggcgccatgccctgCCCACTTCTTGTCATTTGCAATTCATCATCCCCCATCACATTAATATTTGTCTCTGATCAGCTAAAGTGCAGTAATGTGAGTTGTATCGGTGATGACATGGGGCAGTCTTTGCTCCACGAGTAGGTAGGGACAGGTACTGGCCCATCGGGCACTTCAGGGTGGCACCATCATCATTTCAACCAAATAACATCAAGATCTGAATTCGTAGAGCCGAGTTTTGTGGCCGAGTTTTGTGGCGTATCATATGAGCAATGTTTGGCGCCAGGCCACGCCCCCATCTAATGGcgttcgttaaagtacgaccaCTTTTTTCCGCCGCGAAATGTAAGATGGAAACCGTGATGGCTGGCTTCCTGTTTGTTGTCAGGTATGTGTTCCTGAAACATTTATGTGTGTCCTCTCATGATAAACGTCTCTTGCGGTTATCGTGTCGACACATGAAACTCGTAGGCGGGGCTAATGTTTTCTCATTTTAAAGGAGGTGTTAGAGAGCCAATTTTGAAATGTCATTTTGGGAAccccaaaatataaaatgttttgcCATATCTGACGCGGTAGCAAATTATGGGGACTTTTCAAGCGTCTTTtcctgtcgttctcgccatttccgtgtcctaaatgtgtcatgatccgtacccgggtcatggcatgatttatgtttagtagtttcctatgttttagtctgtttcctgggtgcaccctctatccttttgtttactgttggtttccatgggcactgattctcctcacctgtcttagtttagcaattagtgttcccaacaggtgttttggttaatcactcccctttatagttttctGTCACCCAGCACGAGTGGCTGGGTCAATGCTCGCTATTGGCGACATTTACGTTACTTCtagttttttttgattgattgattgaaacttttattagtagattgcacagtgaagtacatattccgtacaattgaccaataaatggtaacacccgaataagtttttcaacttgtttaagtcaattGATTCATTCATTTCAACTCGCTCTAGTGATTTTTCCGCACTACAGTTTTTCCTCgctgttcacccttggtgacattttgtttttttggctTCACGCTTatttagcgtcctcagtttttgtatttttgttctgcCGTAATAATTAAAAAGCTTAACCCTACCTGCATGCTGCTCCTGCTTGTTTTCTGCATTGGAGGGAACACGACCATCGCAGCCATGCGCTCGCAACGTAACAAAATGgtagtcaaagtgtaccaacttgtcggaatacttcttccttcttctgctatccaggtgagaggcatgatttatgatctacaataaagttccagggagcaaggaagcaagaAAACACCTCACCAGTCGatcatagtttgtctgcattagtgcttataataaccatatcactaatacttggttaatattcaagtcacgaaatgtaaatggagtattgttggcgctttttgaatggttattaatTGGGCTTAATGGGCGGAAtataggacctcccattggctccgctgtaagcagacttttatttacgagtaagaatgcattaaaaaaacaaacatccgtcgtcatgtcttttatgaCTGTGAACAATTGGCAAAATTCCTAAAAGAGTGCAGTTGCCCTTTTAAGACCATTGTTTGACTTGCAACTTAAaatgaaaatgtgtgaatttacATGCACACAGTTTAATCTGCTTGCAAATCAGCAACGAGGTTGCATATGGATATTATACTATGAAATAAAGCAACACATCACAAAATCCATCTATTTCTAAGATTGCTTCATATTAAGGCAGAATCCTCCTGATAATGATCCAATGTGTGCGAGCTAGTTCTGTAACATTGTGCAGATTACTGACCGTGCCACTGCTGCCTATGGACAGGTGGCTGAGCTGCTGTGCCAGGGGCCCCATCATCGATGTGGGCTGGATAGACATGGTGTGCTCCATCCCTGGCGTCAAGACTGCTCCCTATTGGAATCCATTCACATGAATGAAACGCAAAGAAAAAGTACACGTAGGTAAGAGATACGCGATACTCACAGTGGGCGGCATGATGTATGACTGGTGGTGCAGCCAGGATGGGTTGTGTATCTGGCATGGCACAAAACAAGATCATGCTATATCTACAAAGGAGATCTGGTAAGACGTGAGAGTGACACGCACCTGGTAGGTGGACACAGGCGAGTGCATGTAAGGAGAGAGCGAGGTGGGCCCCAGCATGCGGTTAGGAGCCATGCTGTAAGGAGAGGAGTAGAACCTACACACATGATAGTTCTTAGTCATCCGTTCTCTTTggagtgtgtgtgttggtgttacTGACCCATTCTGTAAGGCTGTGGTGGGGTCGTACGTAAGGGTCATTCCTCCctgcaggaaaaatgactaagtgTCCAAGCAAGACTCACACACTCGACCACTCGACGTCAAAAGAAACGAAACTCACAGTCTCGCCATCTCTGGTCCAGCTTCGGCCATTTTGCAGATATTTTCCTTGACTCTGGCGCTTCTTCTGGCCTCCGTCCGCAAACTTGCATAACAAGGGCTCTGGTGGCACTAGAACGGAGCATTacaaatatgtacaaaataaacatacTGTGTGAAAGTCCAGACTGCAGTTTTAATACAGAATTTTAATTGACTGGAAATTTGGGCCCGTGTGAGAATTTCATCTTTTTTTCCAGAAATATTTGTAAACAGGAATTGTCTTGTCTGCTTTGTACTGCTATATTATTTCCATAAGTGGGACGTTTGTTCCGTGTTTCGTGTtgttggaccccaggatgcagacacGACCAGCGAAGTGCAGGTAAAATGTATTCAATGACAAAAACAGTGCAGCAGAGAAGTGCACAAAAAGGCAAAACAGTCACAGGAAGCACCttatataaatacagaccatttatgTGCTTGTGTTGGTATAGTTCTTCTTGTCTTAGAATTTTGTCAAGCGTTTGCATTTGCTTTAGAGCCTTTGTATTAATGTTCATGTCTCTCTATGACCTTTTGTGGTTACGAATGCACTCACAATAATTCTTAAAACTACACAAAATGAACATCTAGGGATGTGTGCGGCGGAAGAATACGTAGGCGGAGTAATACACAGTTCTTTTcaggtatttttttcttttcaacattAACCTTTATTACGTCTTGAGGTAGACACTTCTGGTGGCAGCGTGTTAAAGAAAAGTAAAGTGAAGTGAAATGAGTAAAACGCACAGTGGAGAAAACAACATTGGTTGCATTTCAAGCCCATTACATGCCGCGACCATCATCGAGGATAAAGATGGTATCTTTAAACATGTGGAAAGATCTTCTACTATTAAATGTACATTGATAACTAAGCAGTGTAGTGGTctcattagaatagaatagaatagaaagtactttattgatccctgggggaaattcagcaccacagttcgctcacaacagacaataataataataaataataggcGTGTCTCTACTCCAGTGACAAGACAACAGCATTAAAGTAAAGGTTTTGTATTACCATTTTGTTCAATTCCTGTATTTAATACTTTTGTTACTGTTTCTTATGTCATTCATATGTTCTGCGTACAGCGTGAGTAACTTAGGTCTTAACTCACTGTAGGTAGAATTCAGATATAAGTTCCGACTTACACTCAGAACTTACAGTATATCTTACATCAAGGCCTAGGAACGGAACTTGCTCTTAACCCTCCGATCACAAAAAGTCACTGACGtggacagaccaaaacaaaacaacaagcaCTAACCTGACACCCCAGGTGGAGTCTTAATATATTTTCCATTAAAATGTTGGATGATGGCCTCACATTTCTCTGTCGACTCCAtcctaaaagaaaaaaagagtagTGTTGCTTGTTTTGCTCAGTGTTTAGCACACACATGGTGAGCGGGTTATTTTAAGATTGGAAGTGATTGGATATCCAGAGATCGTACCTGGCAAAGCCCACGCCTCGACTGCTTCCATTAGCGTCCCGCAGGATGCGTGTGGAAATGGCCTGACTGAAAGGCTTCAGCATGTTTTCCAGCTCCTGCTCGTCCATGGAAAGCGGCAGGTTGGAAATGTACAAATTGGTGGGATCCTGCTCCTGTTGCTGGAAGTAAATTAGTGTCACGATCACATTTCACATCTCAACGTCTTCAATTGAAAAGGAATGTGGACCTCTTAGATGGTGTATGGCGTTACAGAGAAGAGAACACAAGAATAAAGATGGCCATATGTTGAACTGTAACACCCATCCATTAGTGCATGACAGTAAAGTTGACATATGCTCATCATAGACATGAGTTCGTAATTGGCTTCCCAGCATGCCTTGCGACACTCTATTAAATAGTTGTTGAAGTTATGCGTAATTGTAGGCGTTAGTTGTTGTGTAGCACCTTTCCCTGTAGTAGTAGTTCTGTCATCTACCTGTTGTGTTAAGTTTGCTGAGTGATGCtgacagtttaaataaggggTCTTCAACAAGGAACCTGCAAACTGATAAAGGGATGAATCGTTTAAGAAGTGTACATGCCATGACCCTCCATGACAGTGTTGGACTGGGAtttattattttcatattttggTGTTATTTTTGTACAGCAAGCGCTCTTATTTCTAGTTTCCATTGTCTGCATGCTTCACTGAGTGCTGGCTccgacacctgtccctggttgccaatcagagaGCTTCTTTAAATGCCAGCCATATGTACAAAGGACAGGGCTGGATCATTGCATTACATTGCATTGTGCATTGTGCCTGCTCGACCTGCTTTGCTTTATTTTTGGATACCTCTACAAGTGTAGTGTTTTGTGCACTCCCTATCTGCACTAGTTTTCTTTTGGTCATTAAAATACTTTTACCTGCATTctgcctgcatcttggggtcacactgcAAGCAATTCAGTCAGTTCTTAAAGTTCAATTAGGAATACaattatattttaaaataaagtgGTTGTTAACCTGAGATGGAGAGTAGGTTTATCTTTTATCTgattgtgttttgttgttgttgttgttgttttgcaaaACATAATTTTTCAGATCCAAACACCTAAACCAGTAATTCTCAAactgaatcacttgattaaagtaccggtacatgttttattttcctatattaaaatacagtgttactgttcaaactgtgtgtaatgttacagtggcaaaaATGTTCAATATACTCatataaataaaacctctgtcttgcttttaattaatacttgggcctaccatgctactgtattttaatgttggtcattatgctggtacttggagagccaagtgttttctgaggtggtacttggtgagaaGAGTTTGAGAACTACTGActtaaacaaaaaacagacacTAGCTGAGAATAGGCTTTCGGTCAATCACGGGGAAACTGACAGAGCCTTGTGATAGGCACAGCAGCAATAGAGGTTGTAAGTGTGAAGTTTGACTAACCTCTCCTGCCTTGTTGTGTTAAAAGCAATAGTCAACGTGTTTTATGCATCACACTAGATAGCATTATGTGCCTGATTGCACACAGGTACCCGTGTGTATAATGCGCTTTGTGCATGTGTGTCAAGTCTGATCTCTGTGCAAAAGAAGCTTTTGCCTTGCATGCTCTTTCTTACTCATGGTTATGGCATTGCCAAACGGTGTAGGACTGGCCTCTTTTTAAAGGATGAGGGCAAATGATCCAGGTAATGTGATATCATAGCATAATTACTTCCCAGTGACTCTCCCTCTACGGATGATCAAAAATCCTTTTGTGCTCTCACTTAGTGGAAAATCACAGTGACAATATCTCAAATAATCTGAAGAGGGTAGACACTACTAGTGGTAGTTTCCCTACCAAGGGGACTTTATGCTGCTGCTTCTGTGGTAAATCAGAAATGGAACCACGCTGTTTCTTTCACGTGATAGTCCTGACCTTCAGCACAGGCACTAGCACAAGGTCTTGCATCAATAACACAATGATACAGTTAGTCTAAATGTAAACTCTAAATGATAAGAAAAGTAACTACCAAGTTGACCATCAAGGCATGAAGACCCTCCTACCATGGCGTTTGCACCCGTGTAACCACAGTGAATATTCATTATTTCAggctgtaaaaaaaacttgtaaacGCAGAGTGAATGAATTTCCATCTCATTAGTGATACACGCGTGACGGATGCGACCTGCAGTGAAGGTGACCCCCcccccaatgttccctctaatttttcatgtgtgtgagcaaacgcacaaacaccctgagcattcactggaatacagacgtgcacactgtggtcataccagcagcacatttgtctcaaacctgacataacaatttaaatgtcttattactataatcaagtgactagtcaatttcaagagattattttctaatatatgtgatttggcccacttagatattgttttttttaatcagctatgcactatagtattttatgcctgggtaggggtcctgctttggaaagattgtgtacccctttcagagatcacatttagttccccttaaaacattcacatgttgcatgagatgaagtgttttattaactttctgtccgtaaaataaatatttttattagcaattatgtagtcttgtaaaaaataacattcttaacaaatgacagtagaataagcacactgattgaggagtcatagtaaaacgacctgaaatttacactttacgtgtagtgttggagttgtccaactttttgtgtggccataaacacaccagtggctaattgccatagggatagtgtatgtgttggtgcaggtgagagagagagcaagcagctgctgttgatataacagatgacaaagagttgcttttggcttggtttgtacggtagacaacgaccagttttgctagataaaagtattttacacattgttttggtgtggttatggccgacaaacaatttcgctaaataaagggatcgatggaattcctgtcctcctttaagtgtctccacagacgttacaataatttaagtgttgacaaacattgtttttatctgttgtggccgcctttcgtcacctgttactcacagttacattgcaaaatcatacaaaacaaacgatttgtttattttgtttagagtgggattggATTTTttgtgtggcatagatttgctgtgcgcagaggacgcgtgagcagtgcgcaattgcgcaggtgcgcaccttagagggaacgttgccccCCCGCCGCACCCTGCCCCTAATTCCTCCTCATCATCCCCTCCCCTTGCAAATAGGCAAACATGCACCAAGCCTGCGACAGAGAGTGGCGGGAGAGTCACTGCTGATGCTTTCAAGCGCCAATGAGTCAGAGAGTCATCTGACGCAAACATAGGCCTGCTTGTAAACTCACCGTGAAGGGGTGGGTGAAAATCAAGTTGTTTTGTGAGCGGGAAGCCGTATGAATGTCAGTGATCCAGCTTAACGGCAGATCAGCTTTCCCAGGGTGTGAGACTGATTTATAATCTAGTGGAGGGAAAGCCGGTGGACTTTGGGTGATTGTCTAGTATTCTGTGTGTGCTGACAGGGTGGGTGGCTGGGCACTTGGCCCTGCTGACTGGGGAGCTGCTCAGACACTGAGTCAGATGCCACCAGGGAGAACAGGCAGCTCTTTTGTACGGAGAAACGCTCCCCTAGCGCTGCCGCCACTATGAAgcatgacacacacacatgcacaatgcaCATCATACACACTTGTACCTGTGTGCATTTATAGAGTGCTGGTTGTGCTCCCACGTATTCTACAGTGCATTAGAACCCATAAATACACTCAAGCCAACACCCAAGCAGCACATCTGTTTAAACAAACACATATGCATGAGTAGCACCTTAATTGGCATATTGTTGTGAGTGTGCCTTGTATGACAACAGTGAAGCGCCTGTTGCAGCTCAAAAAAATATACACTATGGGCCTGATCTGCAAAGATCCAAATATCATGCGCTAAatggcgtgtgcaaactataaaagtgggtgcactattagtgggcgtgcggcaggtgatttactaagactgtgtgtacaattgacaaTAAGTGCAAAAGCGGTGCAGACTACACTATTTAGATGAAGTTTTGGCTGTCACCATGAAGACACTCATTTCCACCTTCATGACTAATGCTCCAATGGTCCAACCTGTGCTGTTTTATTATGTCGTAAAATATGTAGGACACACCACCTTTTTCGGGTGATATATACTGTAGAAGTGTGAACAGAACCTATCTTTAGCAAGTCAAAAGTGCGCTTTGGGAGGCACCAGTGTCATGATGGTGCGTCTGGAATGATCTAGAAATGCATGTAAGAATGCATGAAAACA encodes the following:
- the LOC133622961 gene encoding RNA-binding motif, single-stranded-interacting protein 2-like isoform X2 — encoded protein: MLLSVPPRTGGVNAYNSYQGKSVKKQTYVSPSNHQMAPPSPNSNHTSTVSNGNGSGNNGGEHLSKTNLYIRGLHPGTTDQDLVKLCQPYGKIVSTKAILDKTTNKCKGYGFVDFDNAASAQKAVTALKAAGVQAQMAKQQEQDPTNLYISNLPLSMDEQELENMLKPFSQAISTRILRDANGSSRGVGFARMESTEKCEAIIQHFNGKYIKTPPGVSVPPEPLLCKFADGGQKKRQSQGKYLQNGRSWTRDGETGGMTLTYDPTTALQNGFYSSPYSMAPNRMLGPTSLSPYMHSPVSTYQIHNPSWLHHQSYIMPPTGAVLTPGMEHTMSIQPTSMMGPLAQQLSHLSIGSSGTYMPANTSMQGTYVPHYTQVPPANISVEESAVQPPVAVETPTEHTNYSYQHNK
- the LOC133622961 gene encoding RNA-binding motif, single-stranded-interacting protein 2-like isoform X1 — encoded protein: MLLSVPPRTGGVNAYNSYQGKSVKKQTYVSPSNHQMAPPSPNSNHTSTVSNGNGSGNNGGEHLSKTNLYIRGLHPGTTDQDLVKLCQPYGKIVSTKAILDKTTNKCKGYGFVDFDNAASAQKAVTALKAAGVQAQMAKQQEQDPTNLYISNLPLSMDEQELENMLKPFSQAISTRILRDANGSSRGVGFARMESTEKCEAIIQHFNGKYIKTPPGVSVPPEPLLCKFADGGQKKRQSQGKYLQNGRSWTRDGETGGMTLTYDPTTALQNGFYSSPYSMAPNRMLGPTSLSPYMHSPVSTYQIHNPSWLHHQSYIMPPTGAVLTPGMEHTMSIQPTSMMGPLAQQLSHLSIGSSGTYMPANTSMQGTYVPHYTQVPPANISVEVGACLLREDIKESPHGVSQCQESAVQPPVAVETPTEHTNYSYQHNK
- the LOC133622961 gene encoding RNA-binding motif, single-stranded-interacting protein 2-like isoform X3 is translated as MAPPSPNSNHTSTVSNGNGSGNNGGEHLSKTNLYIRGLHPGTTDQDLVKLCQPYGKIVSTKAILDKTTNKCKGYGFVDFDNAASAQKAVTALKAAGVQAQMAKQQEQDPTNLYISNLPLSMDEQELENMLKPFSQAISTRILRDANGSSRGVGFARMESTEKCEAIIQHFNGKYIKTPPGVSVPPEPLLCKFADGGQKKRQSQGKYLQNGRSWTRDGETGGMTLTYDPTTALQNGFYSSPYSMAPNRMLGPTSLSPYMHSPVSTYQIHNPSWLHHQSYIMPPTGAVLTPGMEHTMSIQPTSMMGPLAQQLSHLSIGSSGTYMPANTSMQGTYVPHYTQVPPANISVEVGACLLREDIKESPHGVSQCQESAVQPPVAVETPTEHTNYSYQHNK